The genomic stretch GACTGGTAACCACACATGCCATTCCGGTTGGAAGTGGCACCGTGGCCCGCACACAAATGATTCCGATTGAAGAGCGGGCTGCCAAAGCCGTAATTGCCTGGATGCGCCATAAAACAACAGCCTACGATAATTTAAAAATTGCCCGAATTAAAGGAGAACGACGTGCTGTTCGAAAAAATCTGGCGGCACAATCAAACAGAATTTTACAGCAATATAGAATCGGTGAAAGTATTCAGGAAAATTGTCCACTCAGAAATGCTCTAAAAATAGCTTAACTTTCGCATCGGAAACAGCACTCGTATTATGAATGAAATTTGCCCATGTGGCTCGAAACAAAATTATACCGATTGCTGCGGAGCAATTATAAACGGAAAGCGGGAAGCGGGTAGTGCTTTGGTGCTGATGAAATCGCGTTATACGGCTTACACCAAAGCCGATGTGGATTACTTAATGAAAAGCCATCACTCCTCTACCCGACCAATTAAAGAACGAAAAAGCATAAAACGTTGGGCCGAATCGGTAAAATGGATGCAATTAATTATTTTAAATACCTGGGATGGTACTTCTTCTGACGACGAAGGTTATGTAGAATTCAAAGCCCTG from uncultured Draconibacterium sp. encodes the following:
- a CDS encoding YchJ family metal-binding protein, producing the protein MNEICPCGSKQNYTDCCGAIINGKREAGSALVLMKSRYTAYTKADVDYLMKSHHSSTRPIKERKSIKRWAESVKWMQLIILNTWDGTSSDDEGYVEFKALFFENGKINQIHEKSFFKREKQKWVYVSGAHF